From Myxococcus guangdongensis:
AGTCGCCTATGCGGAGCTGGAGTTGGCCGGCTGTGCGCAGGGGGAGAAGCGCCTGGAGAGCCTCCTGCGGCGAGGCTCGTCGATGACGGTTCATGGGCCGAAGGGTGGCAAGGAGATCCAGGAGCTGCGGAAGACAATCAGGCACAGGCGGGGACCCGGCGGGGGCGACGACGTCTCGTGTGTGACCGTGGTCACCTCGCCGGATGGACGCGTCCGGGTCTGGGACGTACACATCGAACAACAGCACGGGGCGCAACCGGTGGATGAGGAGACCTACCGGGACCTGGCGTACCTTCAATGGCTCACGCCAGATGGAAAGCTCCGGCTCGAAGCCAACGGAGCGCGGGAGGACTTCTTCCTCGACGCCGTCCTGGATGAAATCGTCCCGGTCCCCGGTAAGCCTCACGAGTATCTGGTCACCGGCTTCAGGCCCTTGGGGTTCGCGTTCCATCGCTTCGCGGAGGTCCTCTCGCTGGAGGGAGAGCACCCGACGCGGGTGAAGGGCCGGTTCCTCGTGGAGGGGCAGAAGGAGGACGTGCTCATCTTCACGTCAGGGCGTCCTTACACCGGCAAGCCACGCCATGCCCTCGTCCACAATCACTGGCTCCGGTTGAAGGGACGTCGGCTGTGGGTCGAGCCCATCTCGGGGCCCGCCTGTTGCCGTGGGCCGCGAAAGCCCTTCGTGCTGGGGGAGTGGACAGGGGAGGTCTTCGACATGAAGGAGGGTGATTGGGGTTGGTTCCGGAAACTCCGCGGGACGAAGCTGCTCCCGGGCAGGACCGACGACCCTTGGTCGTCCGACCAGCCCCCATGACGGAGCCTGACATCGATAGTGATTAGCGCTCGAGGCCACAGGGCGGAGCCGGTGCGCTATAATCCTCCGCCCATGGGATTCTTCAGAAGGCTTCTGGGGCTGGGGAAGAAGGACTCCGCGAAGGCTGTCGACCGGAGCGGGGACCTGAGCCCCCGTGAAGAGCTGCTGATCGAGGTGGCGGCTGTCTTGTATTCCCTCCCCTTCGTGCTCGGCGTCTCACGAACGGCGAATGGCTATGGCGTGGATTACCGGGTGAATGGCGCGTTCACCCGGATGAACCTGGAGAGCCTCTTCCTGGCGACGAGAGAAATGACGCCAGAGGAGCGCGCCCACCATGTCCGGCAGTTCTTCACCGCTCTCACGATGCCAGCGCCACTCCCAGACCTCTGGGAGGACGTCCGGGAGAACGTGCTGCCGGTGATTCGCCCGGCCTCCTTTGGCCCACAGGTCTCGAGGGAGGAATCCAACGCCGTGGTGGCTCGACGTCCCATTCCCTGCCTGCGGGTGATGCTGCTGGTCGAGTTGCCCGAGTCCACCTTGCATGTGAGGCATGAGAACCTGGCGGAATGGAAGATTTCCGAGGAGGAGGCGTTCCAGGCAGCCTTCGCCAACCTCGCGCGCCTCGTCGACCCAGGCATCGATGCCCGGCAGACGCAGAAGTCCCCGGGCCTCCCGGTGATGTTCCCGGACGTCTACGAATCCTCGCGCCTCTTGCACCCCGGATTCCTCGCGTCTTCCGTTGCCAAGGTGCGGGGACGTCCCGTCATCAGCATTCCCGCACGCACCACGCTCCTCGTCATGGGCGACGAGAGCCATGACCTGGTCAACCAGTTGTGCGCGCATGGACAGCGGGAGTTCGAGTCCAACCCCCACTGCATCTCGCCCGCGCTCTACACCCTGGACGACGCGGGCCGCGTGGTTCCCTATCTCCGCCCAGGCACGGATGAGCTCGCGGTGCGCGTGCGCCAAGGACACGCCTTGTTCGCGTTGAGGGAGTACGAACTCCAGCAGAAGAGCCTCGAGGCCTGGCATGAGGCGGAGGGCGTGGACACACTCCTCTCCGACTTCACGCTCCACAACCGGCATACGGATGGGTACCCCCTCGCCTGGACGATGTGGGTCAAAGACAAGGACCTGCTGCTTCCCGAAGCGGACCTGGTGAGCATCCACGACGACGAGGGGGCCCCCTTCATCGTGCCCTTCCCCCTGGCGAGGCGATTGGCGCCCGAGTGCTTCGAGCTGGTGCCGGACCTGTGGCCGACACGCTATCGCACCGTCGCGTGGCCCGAGCCCCAGGTCGTCGAACAACTGCGCGCCGCGACGGTCGACCTCGCGACGTTCGAAGTGGAGTAAGCCGTCATCCACTCACGCGCCACGCCGCGCGCCCATCAACACCTTCGCCAGGGATTGAAGCTCCGAACGCAGCCACTGGCTCCGAGGCTCGCTGTCCTCGGAGCGGTGCCAGTACAGGTGCAACTCCAGTCGCGGCAGCGCGAGCGGCATGGGCAGCAGGTGCAGGTGCTCATCCAGCACCCCGTTGATCTCCTCCGCTCTGCGCCGAGGCATCGTCAGCAACAGGTCCGAGCCCGAGACGATGCGGCACGCCGTCTCGTAGTGCCGACAACGCACCGTGACCTCCCGCTGATACCCCAGCCGGCTGAGCACCAGGTCCTCCACTGCCAGCCCCGTGCGCCGCGAGGACACCGTGACGTGCTTCGCCCCCATGTACGCCGCCACGTCCAGCCGCCGCCGCTTGCGACTCACCACGCAGAACGCGTCCCGCGTGAAGGCCGTGTGCCGCAGCTCCGCGCTCGTCGGCTGCTCCACGTCGATGGCCAGGTCCAACCGCCCTGAAGCCAGGTCGCGCTCCAGCCGCGTCCGCTCCAGCCGCACGCTGCTGATGCGCGCCTCCGGACTCCGCGCCTGCAGCCGCGCCACCAAGCGGGGCACGATCGACGGCTCCAACATGTCGCTCATCGCCAGGGTGAAGGTCCCCACGTCCCGCGCCGGCTCGAAGCCGCGCGTGTGGTGCACCGCCTGCTGGAGCAGCGCCAGCGCCTCCCGAATCTCCGGCGCCACCCGCTCCGCCAACGGCGTCGGCGCCACGCCCCTCCCCTGCCGGACGAACAGGGGCGCCCCCAGTTGCTCGCGCAGCCTCGCCAGCGCGTGGCTCACCGCGGACTGACTGAGGAACAGCACGTCCGCCGCGCGCGTCAGGTTCCGCTCCCGATAGACGACGTCGAACACCCGGAAGAGGTTGAGGTCCGGGGGCCCGGGGCGTCGGGGGGAATCCTGAACTGGGCTCATGACGACACATGACCAACATTCAGTGGATTCAACAAGGGCCGGGTGCCAAGGATGGGCGCCTCTCGTGAGAGGAGGCAGCACCGTGGACTTCGAGCCGAGCGCCAGAGGCAAGGACTACCTGGAGCGCGTGAAGCAGTTCATGCGCGAGCACATCGAGCCCAACGAGGCCCGCTACTACCAGGAGGTCATGGAGGCCTCGCGCGGCGGTGACTGGAAGACCTGGCCCGTGTCCTCCGTCATGGAAGACCTCAAGGCCAAGGCTCGCGCCGCGGGGCTCTGGAACCTCTTCCTCCCCGACGAGAAGCTCTCCCCGGGCCTGTCCACGCTCGAGTACGCCCCCATCGCCGAGGAAACCGGGCGCAGCCTCATGGCCCCCGAGGTCTTCAACTGCAACGCCCCCGACACCGGCAACATGGAGGTGCTCTGGAAGTACGGCACCCCCGCCCAGCAGAAGCAGTGGCTCACCCCGCTGCTCGCCGGTGAAATCCGCTCCGTCTTCTGCATGACCGAGCCCGGCGTCGCCTCCTCCGACGCCACCAACATGGAGGCCACCGCCGTCGTCGAGAAGGACGAGGTCATCCTCAACGGCTCCAAGTGGTGGACCACCGGCCTGGGCCACCCCAAGGCGAAGATCGCCATCTTCATGGCGCGCACGCCCGACACCGGCGGCGACCGCCACCATCAGCACTCCATGGTGCTCGTGCCCCTGGACTCGCCGGGCGTGTCCATCAAGCGCATGCTCCCCGTCTTCGGCGAGTACGACGCACCCCATGGCCACGGCGAGGTGCACTTCACCAACGTCCGCGTGCCCGTCTCCAACATCATCGGCGGCCCCGGCATGGGCTTCGAGATCGCCCAGGGCCGCCTGGGCCCCGGCCGCATCCACCACTGCATGCGCTGCATCGGCGCCTCCGAGCGGGCGCTGGAGCTGATGATCGACCGCGGGATGAACCGCACCGCCTTCGGCAAGCCCCTGCTCAACCTGGGCGGCAACCGCGAGCGCGTGGCCGAGGCCCGCATCGCCATCGACCAGGCCCGCCTGCTCACGCTCTACGCGGCGTGGAAGATGGACCAGGTGGGCGCCCTCGGGGCGATGACGGAGATCTCCGCCATCAAGGTCGTGGCCCCCAGCGTGCTCCAGCGCATCGTCGACGACGCCATCCAGATTCACGGTGGCGCGGGCGTGTCCAACGACACGGTGCTCGCGGGCTTCTTCGGTCAGGCGCGCACCTTGCGGCTCGCGGACGGCCCGGACGAGGTGCACAAGGGCGTCATCGCTCGCATCGAGCTGGCCAAGCGCGGCTTCTCCAAGAGGTGAGGCACCATGGCCACCCACGCCGCCCCGAAATCCACCCTGGATTCACCCAGCTCCGTGCGCGCCGGTGAGGAGCTGAACGTCCCCGCCATCGACGCGTGGCTCAAGAAGCAGGTGCCGACGCTCGAGGGCCTGCCCATCGTGACGCAGTTCTCCGGCGGCGCGTCCAACTGGACCTACCGGCTCAAGTACCCCAAGCACGACCTCATCCTCCGCCGCCCTCCCGCGGGCACCAAGGCGAAGTCCGCGCACGACATGTCGCGCGAGTACCGCGTGCAGAAGGCCCTCCGGCCCGCCTACCCGTTCGTGCCGGAGATGGTCGCGCTGTGCCAGGACGCGTCCGTCATCGGCGCGGACTTCTACGTCATGGAGCGCATCGAGGGCATCATCCCCCGCGCCAACATGCCGCGCGGGATGAACCTGAGCGCCGGCGAGACGCGCAAGCTGTGCGTCAACGTCATCGACAAGCTGCTGGAGCTGCACGCGGTGGATGCCCAGGCCGTGGGCCTGTCGTCGCTCGGCAAGGGCGCGGGCTATCCCCGCCGACAGGTGGAGGGCTGGTCGGACCGCTACGAGAAGGCGCGGACCTGGAACGTGCCGAGCTTCAAGTACGTGCGTGACTGGCTCAAGGACCACATCCCCGACGACATCGCCACCTGCGTCATCCACAACGACTGGCGCTTCGACAACGTGGTGCTGGACCCGGGCGAGCCCACGCAGGTCATCGGCGTGCTCGACTGGGAGATGGCCACCCTGGGCGACCCGCTGATGGACCTGGGCAGCGCGCTCGCGTACTGGGTCGAGTCGGATGACGACTTCTTCATGCGCGCCACGCGGCGTCAGCCCACGCACCTGCCCGGCATGATGAGCCGCCGGGAGGTCGTCGACTACTACCTCCAGCGCTCCGGCCTGAAGCCCGCGAGCTGGACCTTCTACGAGGTCTTCGGAATCTTCAGGCTCGCCGGCATCATCCAGCAGATCTACTACCGCTATCACCACAAGCAGACGCGCAACCCGGCGTTCAAGAACTTCTGGACGCTGGTGACGTACTACGACTGGCGCTGCAAGCGGCTCATCAAGAAGGGAGGGCGGTGATGGGCGTCGTGTATCTCATCCGCCATGGACAGGCGTCCTTCGGCGCGGAGGACTACGACCAGCTCTCCGAGACGGGCTTCGTGCAGGCGCGCGTGCTCGGCGCGGCGCTCAAGACGCGGCTGCCGCGCCTCGACGCGGTGGTGGCCGGCACGCTCACCCGACACCGGCAGACGGCGGAGACGTGCCTCTCCGCCATGGGAGTGGACCTGATGCCCACGCGCAGCCCGGGCTTCAACGAGTTCGACCACGACGAGCTGGTCGTCCGCCACACGCCCCGCTACGCCAACCACGCCGCGCTGGCCGAGGACCTCGCGTCGACGCCGGAGCCGCGCCGCGCGTTCCAGGCGCTCTTCACCGAGGCGGTGGCCCGCTGGGTCGCCGGCAAGCACGACGCCGAATACACCGAGCCCTGGCCCGTGTTCCGGGAGCGGTGCCTGCGCGCGCTCGATGCGCTCATCCAGGGACTGGGGCCGTCCAAGACGGCGCTGGTGTTCACCTCGGGAGGCCCCGTCACCGCCATCTGTCAGCAGCTGCTCCAGATTCCCGACGAGCACGCCTTCCGGCTCAACTGGACGCTGTCCAACTGCGGCGTGACGAAGGTCATCTACAGTGAGCGCGGCCGCTACCTGTCCTCCCTCAACGAGCACACGCACTTCGAGGGGGCGAACCAGGCCCTCATCACCTACCGCTGAAGGAGCTTGGGGCCATGCGAAGGAACATCCTGATTACGGGCGCGAGCTCCGGCCTGGGTGAGGGCATGGCCCGCGAGTTCGCGGCGCGGGGGCGCTCGCTGGCGCTGTGCGCGCGTCGGACGGACCGGCTGGAGGCGCTGCGCGCGGAGCTGCTCTCGAAGCACCCCGGCATCCAGGTCTCCGTGCGGGAGCTGGATGTGAACCAGCACGAGCAGGTGTTCGAGGTCTTCGAGGCGTTCGCCCAGGACCTCGGCGGGCTGGACCGCGTCATCATCAACGCGGGCATCGGCGTGGGCAAGCGCATCGGCACCGGCCACTTCGCCACCAACGCGAAGACGGCCCAGACGAACTTCGTGGCCGCCGTGGCCCAGTGCGAGGCGGCCGTGGGCATCCTGCGCAAGCAGGGCCACGGACACCTGGTCACCATCTCCTCGATGAGCGCCATGCGCGGACTGCCCCGCCACCTCACCGTGTACGCGGCGACGAAGGCGGGGCTGGCCACGCTGACGGAGGGCATCCGCGCCGAGCTGCTCGGCACGCCCATCAAGGTCTCCACGATTTATCCCGGCTACATCCACACGGAGCTGAACGCGGGGGCGAAGAACCTGCCCTTCGCCATCGACTCGGAGCGGGGCTCGCGCGCGTTGGTGAAGGCCATCGAGAAGGAGCCGGTGAGCGCCTACGTCCCCGGCTGGCCATGGAGCGTCGTCGGCTTCTTCCTGCGCAACCTGCCGCTCAAGCTCGTCGCGAAGATGTCCTGAACAGAGGCGTCGCGCGGGCCCGCCCTCGGCAGTCCCCCTCCGAGAGCGATGAGCTCATCGCGACGCTCCAGCCTCGTCGAGCGGAACCGGCGCCCGGGACGACCCTACACGAAGGTCGTCGACGACCCCTGTGGGCTCCCACCTACGCACCGCCGACATTGACGCCGGCATTCGAGCCCACGCTAGACTCCCTGGCTTCCGGGCTTCGCGTGACTACGCGAGCCTTTTCGAGGGGGAACACCACATGGGACTCAAGCAAGCCATCGAGAAGCTCAACACGGCGGTCGAGGACCTCGTCACGTTGGAGGTCATCACCTACACCGGTCAGGTGAAGCACATCATCAACACCACCGGCGGCAAGCCCACCATCGACTGGGACAACCTGACGACGAGTTCCGTGGGCAGCGCGACGACCCAGGCCACCATCAAGCTCGTCGCGGCCACGCAGGTGAAGTTCGACGGCGACATGAAGCTCTTCCAGACCGACGAGCAGGACATCCCCCGGCTGCAGGAGCTGCTCGATTTGCACCGCAAGTCGGTGGAGACCAGCATCGCCGCGCGCAAGTCCGTGGTGGACTTCTTCGGCGACCTGCTCAAGGACATCGTCAAGAAGGGCTGAGCGACGATGCCGTCCTCTCCCGAGTCGGTCCGCATCGCGGCGCTGTTCGACGCGCCAACACGGCTCCCCGCGGCGCGAGGCGTGCCGCTGAAGGGCCGTGGGCTCGACCCGTTGGAGACCGCCATGAACCTGGAGGAGAACCTCCAGGTCCTGGAGCAGCATGCGGGGCTGGTGCCCCTCTCGGAGCTGACGCCCTCGTCCCAGGGCGCCAACTACGAGCGCTACAAGCTGGTGGTGCGCGCGGTCCGCCTGCGCCTCAGCCACCTGGGCTACGCAGTCGGAGACCCCACCAGCGACAAGATGGATGCGGCGCTGCTCAAGGGCCTCAACCCGTTCCGCGTGGACATCGGGCTTGGGCCCAGCGGCGCCACCATCGAGCAGGCGACGTGGGACGCGCTCCAGGAGCTCGTCACGTTGGAGGACCCGCTCGACATCGAGCGGTGGTACCCCGCCAACGGCGTGGCGAAGCCCGTGCTCCTGCGCGCCGCGCAGCTGCGGCTGACGACGCTGGGCCTGCGGGACAACGTCAAGGTCGACCCGAGTGACACGAACAACCTGCGCATCCAGCTCGCGCGCTTCCGGGCCGTGATGTTCGAGCTGGGGCTGATTGCGTCCTCGAGCATCACCGAGCGGGAGACCCTGAGACTGCTGATGTCTCACGACGAGCTGGTGGAGAAGGTGGCCGGGGGCACGCCCGAGCTGCGCGACTTCCTCCCCGAGCGGGAGCTGGAGGAGAAGAAGCTGCCCACGGCGTCGAGGCGCTTCCTGCTGCGACTCGCGCGCAACGAGCTGTGGCTGAACGGTTACCCGATGGGGGACATCCGCGAGCCCGTCATCGCGTCGAAGCTGCGCAAGGCGCTGGACCAGTACTGGCGGAACAGCCCCGCGCGACCCACGTTCGAGGCGCTGGTGCTGCTGCACACCACCCAGGTGACGCCCGCGCTCTTCGAGGACTTCGTGCGACAGCAGCACGAGGAGGACGTCTCCCGCGACGACCTCGTGAAGTTCGTCGAGAACAACCAGGCCGAGCTTCAGGATTACTGGACGAGCGAGGTCGACAACTCGGACTTCTTCCTCTGGGATGGGCTCAAGCGGACGTTCAAGTGGCTCAAGCGCCAGGTGCAGCGACTCGGCGAGACGGTGGTGAGCATCTTCCGGTCCGTCGGCGAGTTCTTCAAGACGCTGGCGCGCAACGTCTTCCGCTCGCTCTTCCAGGTCGCCAACGACGTGCTGGGCGCGATTGGCCGCGCGGCCACCGCGTTCGCGGATGGCGTGGGCATCTTCCTGAGCGGACAGATTCTGCCGCCCGCCCCGCGGTTGGACATGGGCTGCCGGCTCAACATGGACTGCGACACGGTGCTGTTCATCGACGCGCAGGCGTCGGTGGAGGACGCGCGACAGCTGCTCGGTCGCATCGAGCGGGTGTCAGCGGCCATCGGGCTCGCGGGGGCCGTGCTGTCGCTCGTCATCCGGCTCGTCGGCAGAGCCGTCTCGGGCGTGGTCGGGTGGCTCCTGCTGATTGCCACGCTGGTGCAGGCCGCCCCGGAGATCATCGCCAAGGTGTCGGCGCTCGCGGCGCTGGGCTGAGCCGCGTCACGCCAGCCCGGACCGCAGGGCCTCGCCATCCTCGTTGTCCGCCTCGCGGCGCAGCGTCTCCCACGCGAGCATCACCTGCTTGCGTGAGCTGCCCCACCGGTAGTCGCCGATGACGCCCGTCTCGCGCAGCACGCGGTGGCAGGGAATCAGCAGCGCCACCGAGTTGTCCCCCACCGCGGAGCCCACGGCACGCACCGCCTTGGGCCTGCCGATGGCCTTCGCCAGGTCCCCGTACGTCGCCACGTCGCCCGGCGCCACGCGCAGCAGCGCCTGCCACACCTGCACCTGGAACGGCGTCCCCTTCACCAGCACCGACAGCGGCGTCGGCTCACGCGGCGGCGTCTGGGGGAAGATTCGTCCAGCCCACGGCGCCGTCAGCTTCGTGGACTCGATGAAGCTCGCCTTGGGCCACTGCATGCGCAGCGCCGTCAGGGCCTCCGCTTCGGACTCGCCCGTCAGGAAGTGCAGCCCGCAGATGCCGCGCTCACAGACGGCGATGAGGCAGTCACCGAACGGCGACGCGTGCACGCCGTGGTGGACCGTCAGTCCCTCGCCGGCGAGCTTGAACTCCCCAGGCGTCATCGCCGTCAGCGTCACGAACAGCTCGTGCAGCCGCCCGCCGCCGGACAGCCCCACGGCGAAGGACGTGTCGAGCACGCTGCG
This genomic window contains:
- a CDS encoding DUF1444 family protein, whose translation is MGFFRRLLGLGKKDSAKAVDRSGDLSPREELLIEVAAVLYSLPFVLGVSRTANGYGVDYRVNGAFTRMNLESLFLATREMTPEERAHHVRQFFTALTMPAPLPDLWEDVRENVLPVIRPASFGPQVSREESNAVVARRPIPCLRVMLLVELPESTLHVRHENLAEWKISEEEAFQAAFANLARLVDPGIDARQTQKSPGLPVMFPDVYESSRLLHPGFLASSVAKVRGRPVISIPARTTLLVMGDESHDLVNQLCAHGQREFESNPHCISPALYTLDDAGRVVPYLRPGTDELAVRVRQGHALFALREYELQQKSLEAWHEAEGVDTLLSDFTLHNRHTDGYPLAWTMWVKDKDLLLPEADLVSIHDDEGAPFIVPFPLARRLAPECFELVPDLWPTRYRTVAWPEPQVVEQLRAATVDLATFEVE
- a CDS encoding LysR family transcriptional regulator, which encodes MSPVQDSPRRPGPPDLNLFRVFDVVYRERNLTRAADVLFLSQSAVSHALARLREQLGAPLFVRQGRGVAPTPLAERVAPEIREALALLQQAVHHTRGFEPARDVGTFTLAMSDMLEPSIVPRLVARLQARSPEARISSVRLERTRLERDLASGRLDLAIDVEQPTSAELRHTAFTRDAFCVVSRKRRRLDVAAYMGAKHVTVSSRRTGLAVEDLVLSRLGYQREVTVRCRHYETACRIVSGSDLLLTMPRRRAEEINGVLDEHLHLLPMPLALPRLELHLYWHRSEDSEPRSQWLRSELQSLAKVLMGARRGA
- a CDS encoding acyl-CoA dehydrogenase family protein, translated to MDFEPSARGKDYLERVKQFMREHIEPNEARYYQEVMEASRGGDWKTWPVSSVMEDLKAKARAAGLWNLFLPDEKLSPGLSTLEYAPIAEETGRSLMAPEVFNCNAPDTGNMEVLWKYGTPAQQKQWLTPLLAGEIRSVFCMTEPGVASSDATNMEATAVVEKDEVILNGSKWWTTGLGHPKAKIAIFMARTPDTGGDRHHQHSMVLVPLDSPGVSIKRMLPVFGEYDAPHGHGEVHFTNVRVPVSNIIGGPGMGFEIAQGRLGPGRIHHCMRCIGASERALELMIDRGMNRTAFGKPLLNLGGNRERVAEARIAIDQARLLTLYAAWKMDQVGALGAMTEISAIKVVAPSVLQRIVDDAIQIHGGAGVSNDTVLAGFFGQARTLRLADGPDEVHKGVIARIELAKRGFSKR
- a CDS encoding phosphotransferase family protein, whose translation is MATHAAPKSTLDSPSSVRAGEELNVPAIDAWLKKQVPTLEGLPIVTQFSGGASNWTYRLKYPKHDLILRRPPAGTKAKSAHDMSREYRVQKALRPAYPFVPEMVALCQDASVIGADFYVMERIEGIIPRANMPRGMNLSAGETRKLCVNVIDKLLELHAVDAQAVGLSSLGKGAGYPRRQVEGWSDRYEKARTWNVPSFKYVRDWLKDHIPDDIATCVIHNDWRFDNVVLDPGEPTQVIGVLDWEMATLGDPLMDLGSALAYWVESDDDFFMRATRRQPTHLPGMMSRREVVDYYLQRSGLKPASWTFYEVFGIFRLAGIIQQIYYRYHHKQTRNPAFKNFWTLVTYYDWRCKRLIKKGGR
- a CDS encoding histidine phosphatase family protein; this encodes MGVVYLIRHGQASFGAEDYDQLSETGFVQARVLGAALKTRLPRLDAVVAGTLTRHRQTAETCLSAMGVDLMPTRSPGFNEFDHDELVVRHTPRYANHAALAEDLASTPEPRRAFQALFTEAVARWVAGKHDAEYTEPWPVFRERCLRALDALIQGLGPSKTALVFTSGGPVTAICQQLLQIPDEHAFRLNWTLSNCGVTKVIYSERGRYLSSLNEHTHFEGANQALITYR
- a CDS encoding SDR family oxidoreductase — encoded protein: MRRNILITGASSGLGEGMAREFAARGRSLALCARRTDRLEALRAELLSKHPGIQVSVRELDVNQHEQVFEVFEAFAQDLGGLDRVIINAGIGVGKRIGTGHFATNAKTAQTNFVAAVAQCEAAVGILRKQGHGHLVTISSMSAMRGLPRHLTVYAATKAGLATLTEGIRAELLGTPIKVSTIYPGYIHTELNAGAKNLPFAIDSERGSRALVKAIEKEPVSAYVPGWPWSVVGFFLRNLPLKLVAKMS
- a CDS encoding methylated-DNA--[protein]-cysteine S-methyltransferase, with the protein product MASSDYARIEQAILYLDAHAREQPSLDDVAAHVGLSPFHFQRLFTRWAGISPKRFLQVHTLSSARRLLAERRSVLDTSFAVGLSGGGRLHELFVTLTAMTPGEFKLAGEGLTVHHGVHASPFGDCLIAVCERGICGLHFLTGESEAEALTALRMQWPKASFIESTKLTAPWAGRIFPQTPPREPTPLSVLVKGTPFQVQVWQALLRVAPGDVATYGDLAKAIGRPKAVRAVGSAVGDNSVALLIPCHRVLRETGVIGDYRWGSSRKQVMLAWETLRREADNEDGEALRSGLA